The following are encoded in a window of Vespula pensylvanica isolate Volc-1 chromosome 2, ASM1446617v1, whole genome shotgun sequence genomic DNA:
- the LOC122626900 gene encoding aminopeptidase N-like isoform X2 gives MFAVDNNNQKADRYKPEKINYRLPDVVRPTHYNIKLTSSFSIIDGEICIDLEVRKSTFDITLHCKQIVIDETMTMLTNSQNERLFPIEQNYIYEKEFFVVRFTNALQPDCYKLHFKFTGFIHDDTHGFNRRFCTDERQGSCTKYAVTNFKTTFARYIFPCFDEPDMKATFSISIKHQALYIVLSNMPIEKQSLIDEKGNVWTHFQKTPIMSTYLLGIVLLPHDSIRISNHDGTVNVWCRKNWSKVAKLIHEVTEKIKIQLENYTGIIKPIPKIDHVLISNHSSKSSENWGLIVYNEDDITYVEDPSDTYNVDTVTRLVTHDLIHQWFGNLVGPSWWDHLWLNEAFAHYFQYYFVDKIYQESRVLEIFVVAVQQACALFGDFYSFVQHKKSFKGIYQEPYLGVHAIACRKGSCILRMLSHCISEEIFHKGIVTYLNTFQYGTSTPDRLWKIFEETMNPEKIDIKEMMDTWVKQKGYPLVTAKRDCNTGIIIVTQERFKQFNSDDEEDHEIDDNNDDNNDDGKWWIPINYISRSEANYSSTLPMHWLKPQDENLTIDNVNANDWFVLNVQQTGYYRVNYDEDNWKKIAEYLDSENYLKIHPLNRAQIIDDSCYMVRTKRLKPIIFLEIIKYLSRETDYIPWYSAFRAFRTFQDYFTFPDSAVFLKPYALKLIDGLLQNVGYDEHPDDDHLTKLKRVEVLELASDLGHLECRKVANAKLIAYIEDPDSNPIPSNLNTWVFTTGMREADEVLFNKFLKRYTSNPSFQTLRYLSGIEDPVLVEKLLKLTLTNDSPILKDDRVEVYRSLMYTSINNVNITIDFIADNWEKISARIEDADEILDDVVGEITSWDQFHKIISQI, from the exons ATGTTTGcagttgataataataatcagaaAGCTGATCGATACAAGCcggagaaaattaattatcgtctGCCAGATGTTGTACGACCGACACATTACAATATCAAATTGACATCAAGCTTTTCAATCATCGACGGTGAAATATGCATTGATCTCGAAGTTCGGAAATCAACGTTCGACATAACATTGCATTGTAAACAAATCGTCATAGATGAAACTATGACGATGTTGACGAATTCTCAAAATGAACGTTTATTTCCGATAGAGCAAAATTACATCtatgagaaagaatttttcgtaGTTCGTTTTACAAATGCTTTACAACCAGATTGTTACAAGCTTCACTTCAAGTTTACCGGCTTTATCCACGATGATACACACGGTTTTAATAGGAGATTTTGTACAGATGAAAGACAAGGTAGCTGCAC gAAGTACGCCGTGACGAATTTTAAAACGACATTTGCACGTTATATTTTTCCCTGTTTCGATGAACCCGATATGAAAGCAACGTTTTCCATTTCCATAAAGCATCAAGCATTATATATAGTTCTTTCGAATATGCCAATCGAAAAACAATCGTTGATCGACGAAAAGGGAAACGTATGGACGCATTTTCAAAAAACGCCGATTATGTCCACGTACTTGTTAGGCATCGTTTTGTTACCACACGATAGTATAAGGATTTCTAATCATGATGGTACCGTCAACGTTTGGTGTAGAAAAAATTGGTCTAAAGTCGCCAAATTGATCCATGAAGTAacggaaaagataaaaattcagCTTGAAAATTATACCGGTATCATTAAACCAATACCAAAGATAGATCATGTATTGATTTCTAATCATTCAAGTAAATCTTCAGAAAATTGGGGTCTCATCGTTtacaa CGAAGACGATATAACGTATGTGGAGGATCCTTCGGATACGTATAATGTAGATACCGTAACTAGACTCGTAACACACGATTTAATTCATCAATGGTTTGGAAATCTAGTCGGTCCTTCCTGGTGGGATCATTTATGGTTAAATGAAGCTTTTGCTCACTATTTTCAGTATTACTTTGTTGATAAG ATATACCAAGAATCGAGAGTGTTAGAGATATTTGTAGTGGCTGTTCAACAGGCATGTGCACTTTTCGgagatttttattcatttgtacaacataaaaaatcattcaaaGGTATTTACCAAGAGCCTTATTTAGGCGTTCATGCTATTGCCTGTCGTAAAG gatCGTGTATTTTACGTATGCTCTCTCATTGTATTTCCGAGGAAATATTTCACAAAGGAATCGTAACGTATCTCAATACATT ccAGTATGGCACATCTACACCTGATCGACTGTGGAAAATATTCGAGGAAACGATGAATCctgaaaaaattgatatcaaaGAAATGATGGATACGTGGgtaaaacaaaaaggataCCCTCTCGTAACGGCAAAACGAGATTGTAATACCGGTATCATAATTGTAACGCAAGAACgttttaaacaatttaataGCGATGACGAAGAAGATCATGAAATTGATGAtaacaatgatgataataacgatgacgGAAAATGGTGGATACCCATCAATTATATAAGCAGAAGCGAAGCAAATTATTCTTCAACTTTACCAATGCATTGGTTGAAGCCACAAGACGAGAATTTGACGATCGATAACGTTAATGCGAACGATTGGTTCGTTCTTAATGTGCAACAAACTG GTTATTATCGAGTCAATTACGACGAGgataattggaaaaaaatcgCTGAATATTTGGATtcggaaaattatttaaagattcATCCTTTGAATCGCGCACAGATTATCGATGACTCATGTTATATGGTTCGAACGAAACGTTTGAAACCAATCATTTTCttggaaattataaaatatttgtcgcGTGAAACGGATTATATACCATGGTATTCGGCATTTAGAGCTTTTCGAACGTTTCAAGATTATTTCACATTTCCGGACAGTGCTGTCTTCCTGAAG CCTTACGCTCTAAAATTGATCGATGGTCTTTTACAAAATGTGGGTTACGACGAACATCCGGACGATGATCACTTaacgaaattgaaaagagTCGAAGTTCTTGAATTGGCTAGCGATCTTGGACATTTGGAATGTAGGAAGGTTGCAAATGCCAAATTGATCGCATATATAGAGGATCCTGATTCAAATCC TATACCTTCTAATTTAAATACATGGGTATTTACTACTGGAATGAGAGAAGCTGACGAAGtactatttaataaatttctcaagAGGTATACGAGTAATCCAAGCTTTCAAACGTTACGCTACTTAAGTGGTATCGAAGATCCCGTGTTAGTTGAGAAATTACTAAAATTAACGTTAACCAATGACTCACCGATTTTGAAGGATGATCGAGTAGAGGTTTACCGTTCTCTCATGTACACCAGTATTAACAACGTAAACATTACTATAGATTTTATTGCAGATAATTGGGAAAAAATAAGTGCGAG aatcgAAGATGCAGATGAGATACTTGATGATGTCGTGGGTGAAATTACTTCCTGGGATCAATTTCATAAG ATTATCTCGCAAATATAA
- the LOC122626900 gene encoding aminopeptidase N-like isoform X1: protein MFAVDNNNQKADRYKPEKINYRLPDVVRPTHYNIKLTSSFSIIDGEICIDLEVRKSTFDITLHCKQIVIDETMTMLTNSQNERLFPIEQNYIYEKEFFVVRFTNALQPDCYKLHFKFTGFIHDDTHGFNRRFCTDERQGSCTKYAVTNFKTTFARYIFPCFDEPDMKATFSISIKHQALYIVLSNMPIEKQSLIDEKGNVWTHFQKTPIMSTYLLGIVLLPHDSIRISNHDGTVNVWCRKNWSKVAKLIHEVTEKIKIQLENYTGIIKPIPKIDHVLISNHSSKSSENWGLIVYNEDDITYVEDPSDTYNVDTVTRLVTHDLIHQWFGNLVGPSWWDHLWLNEAFAHYFQYYFVDKIYQESRVLEIFVVAVQQACALFGDFYSFVQHKKSFKGIYQEPYLGVHAIACRKGSCILRMLSHCISEEIFHKGIVTYLNTFQYGTSTPDRLWKIFEETMNPEKIDIKEMMDTWVKQKGYPLVTAKRDCNTGIIIVTQERFKQFNSDDEEDHEIDDNNDDNNDDGKWWIPINYISRSEANYSSTLPMHWLKPQDENLTIDNVNANDWFVLNVQQTGYYRVNYDEDNWKKIAEYLDSENYLKIHPLNRAQIIDDSCYMVRTKRLKPIIFLEIIKYLSRETDYIPWYSAFRAFRTFQDYFTFPDSAVFLKPYALKLIDGLLQNVGYDEHPDDDHLTKLKRVEVLELASDLGHLECRKVANAKLIAYIEDPDSNPIPSNLNTWVFTTGMREADEVLFNKFLKRYTSNPSFQTLRYLSGIEDPVLVEKLLKLTLTNDSPILKDDRVEVYRSLMYTSINNVNITIDFIADNWEKISARIEDADEILDDVVGEITSWDQFHKVKLFIKANELNGKRSIDDVEMVLKKAEKHVSEIFRWMKMQNSLQNIDEKLENLHFTDVQNK from the exons ATGTTTGcagttgataataataatcagaaAGCTGATCGATACAAGCcggagaaaattaattatcgtctGCCAGATGTTGTACGACCGACACATTACAATATCAAATTGACATCAAGCTTTTCAATCATCGACGGTGAAATATGCATTGATCTCGAAGTTCGGAAATCAACGTTCGACATAACATTGCATTGTAAACAAATCGTCATAGATGAAACTATGACGATGTTGACGAATTCTCAAAATGAACGTTTATTTCCGATAGAGCAAAATTACATCtatgagaaagaatttttcgtaGTTCGTTTTACAAATGCTTTACAACCAGATTGTTACAAGCTTCACTTCAAGTTTACCGGCTTTATCCACGATGATACACACGGTTTTAATAGGAGATTTTGTACAGATGAAAGACAAGGTAGCTGCAC gAAGTACGCCGTGACGAATTTTAAAACGACATTTGCACGTTATATTTTTCCCTGTTTCGATGAACCCGATATGAAAGCAACGTTTTCCATTTCCATAAAGCATCAAGCATTATATATAGTTCTTTCGAATATGCCAATCGAAAAACAATCGTTGATCGACGAAAAGGGAAACGTATGGACGCATTTTCAAAAAACGCCGATTATGTCCACGTACTTGTTAGGCATCGTTTTGTTACCACACGATAGTATAAGGATTTCTAATCATGATGGTACCGTCAACGTTTGGTGTAGAAAAAATTGGTCTAAAGTCGCCAAATTGATCCATGAAGTAacggaaaagataaaaattcagCTTGAAAATTATACCGGTATCATTAAACCAATACCAAAGATAGATCATGTATTGATTTCTAATCATTCAAGTAAATCTTCAGAAAATTGGGGTCTCATCGTTtacaa CGAAGACGATATAACGTATGTGGAGGATCCTTCGGATACGTATAATGTAGATACCGTAACTAGACTCGTAACACACGATTTAATTCATCAATGGTTTGGAAATCTAGTCGGTCCTTCCTGGTGGGATCATTTATGGTTAAATGAAGCTTTTGCTCACTATTTTCAGTATTACTTTGTTGATAAG ATATACCAAGAATCGAGAGTGTTAGAGATATTTGTAGTGGCTGTTCAACAGGCATGTGCACTTTTCGgagatttttattcatttgtacaacataaaaaatcattcaaaGGTATTTACCAAGAGCCTTATTTAGGCGTTCATGCTATTGCCTGTCGTAAAG gatCGTGTATTTTACGTATGCTCTCTCATTGTATTTCCGAGGAAATATTTCACAAAGGAATCGTAACGTATCTCAATACATT ccAGTATGGCACATCTACACCTGATCGACTGTGGAAAATATTCGAGGAAACGATGAATCctgaaaaaattgatatcaaaGAAATGATGGATACGTGGgtaaaacaaaaaggataCCCTCTCGTAACGGCAAAACGAGATTGTAATACCGGTATCATAATTGTAACGCAAGAACgttttaaacaatttaataGCGATGACGAAGAAGATCATGAAATTGATGAtaacaatgatgataataacgatgacgGAAAATGGTGGATACCCATCAATTATATAAGCAGAAGCGAAGCAAATTATTCTTCAACTTTACCAATGCATTGGTTGAAGCCACAAGACGAGAATTTGACGATCGATAACGTTAATGCGAACGATTGGTTCGTTCTTAATGTGCAACAAACTG GTTATTATCGAGTCAATTACGACGAGgataattggaaaaaaatcgCTGAATATTTGGATtcggaaaattatttaaagattcATCCTTTGAATCGCGCACAGATTATCGATGACTCATGTTATATGGTTCGAACGAAACGTTTGAAACCAATCATTTTCttggaaattataaaatatttgtcgcGTGAAACGGATTATATACCATGGTATTCGGCATTTAGAGCTTTTCGAACGTTTCAAGATTATTTCACATTTCCGGACAGTGCTGTCTTCCTGAAG CCTTACGCTCTAAAATTGATCGATGGTCTTTTACAAAATGTGGGTTACGACGAACATCCGGACGATGATCACTTaacgaaattgaaaagagTCGAAGTTCTTGAATTGGCTAGCGATCTTGGACATTTGGAATGTAGGAAGGTTGCAAATGCCAAATTGATCGCATATATAGAGGATCCTGATTCAAATCC TATACCTTCTAATTTAAATACATGGGTATTTACTACTGGAATGAGAGAAGCTGACGAAGtactatttaataaatttctcaagAGGTATACGAGTAATCCAAGCTTTCAAACGTTACGCTACTTAAGTGGTATCGAAGATCCCGTGTTAGTTGAGAAATTACTAAAATTAACGTTAACCAATGACTCACCGATTTTGAAGGATGATCGAGTAGAGGTTTACCGTTCTCTCATGTACACCAGTATTAACAACGTAAACATTACTATAGATTTTATTGCAGATAATTGGGAAAAAATAAGTGCGAG aatcgAAGATGCAGATGAGATACTTGATGATGTCGTGGGTGAAATTACTTCCTGGGATCAATTTCATAAG gtaaaattgtttataaaagcGAACGAACTGAATGGAAAGCGAAGTATAGATGATGTGGAAATGGTTTTGAAAAAAGCAGAGAAACATGTATCTGAAATTTTTAGGTGGATGAAAATGCAAAATTCGTTacaaaatatcgatgaaaaattagaaaatttgcaTTTTACGGATGtgcaaaataaatga